From Apium graveolens cultivar Ventura chromosome 9, ASM990537v1, whole genome shotgun sequence, the proteins below share one genomic window:
- the LOC141686721 gene encoding glutamate receptor 2.8-like — MSNFARLVVVVWIFVVLILSSTYTASLSSRLTVQRLRPSYTDVEELIKNGNYVGYQAGSFLPSLLRDLGFEESKMKPYRFADECSEALIKGSKQGGISAFFDVTPHTKLFVSTYCDKFMEVGPTYQTDGFAFVFRKGSPLVADVSRAIISVTEGKKISGIDPQCRDSGSSIGSNSVSLKSFEGLFAITGSVTATCLAVFLILYLHKNKLFLQRIIANSSSTTWSKICEVCRHFDNKDLSSFPFSRSTRDRKLQVDNTSVFSHSTADLQTSSHVDGGTHPTQVASDGANHEIIPPKPHDVV; from the exons ATGAGCAACTTTGCCCGTTTGGTTGTTGTGGTCTGGATATTTGTGGTGCTCATTTTAAGCTCCACTTACACTGCAAGTTTATCATCAAGATTAACAGTACAGAGGCTTCGACCAAGTTACACAGATGTAGAGGAGCTTATTAAGAATGGAAACTACGTTGGCTATCAGGCAGGATCTTTCCTTCCCAGCCTCTTGAGAGATTTGGGGTTTGAAGAATCGAAGATGAAACCTTACAGGTTTGCAGATGAATGCAGCGAAGCATTGATTAAAGGAAGTAAACAGGGAGGCATATCAGCATTTTTTGATGTCACCCCCCATACCAAGCTATTTGTATCCACTTACTGCGACAAGTTTATGGAAGTTGGTCCAACCTACCAAACAGATGGATTTGCATTC GTTTTTCGAAAAGGATCACCTCTAGTTGCTGATGTCTCTCGAGCAATAATCAGCGTTACAGAAGGTAAGAAGATATCTGGAATTGATCCACAATGTCGAGATTCAGGAAGCAGTATAGGATCAAATAGTGTGAGTTTGAAAAGCTTTGAAGGCCTCTTTGCAATCACTGGAAGTGTCACAGCAACGTGCCTTGCCGTTTTCTTAATTTTATACCTACACAAGAACAAACTATTTCTTCAAAGAATCATTGCAAATTCAAGCTCCACTACTTGGTCAAAAATATGTGAAGTCTGCAGACATTTTGACAATAAAGATCTCTCATCTTTTCCTTTTAGCCGGAGTACTCGTGACAGAAAATTACAAGTTGACAATACTAGTGTTTTTTCACATTCAACTGCTGATTTGCAAACAAGCTCTCATGTAGACGGAGGAACTCATCCCACACAAGTGGCAAGTGATGGTGCAAATCATGAGATTATCCCACCAAAACCTCACGATGTTGTATGA